In one Methylobacterium sp. SyP6R genomic region, the following are encoded:
- a CDS encoding AI-2E family transporter, protein MQRRAAITLAVVALVVFLLYQLRDVLLPFVAGAALAYALDPVADRLERLGLGRLTATLIILATFLLGLILALILVVPLAANQVAALVASLPAMIAKLQAIIAERAGPLIERAGGHGALQELQSSVGNLMGQAVAWILGFLRSLWSGSQAVVGIVSLLVVTPVVAFYLLVDWDRMIATLDRWVPPRHRATARMLARDIDGAITAFIRGQTLVCLILGTFYAVGLWCVGLNFGVLIGLMAGLLTFIPYVGSLTGFLLSTGVALVQFWPDWVPVVLTVGIFLVGQFLEGNVLQPKLVGDAVRLHPVWLMFALLAFGSLFGFLGLLLAVPVAAALGVVARFAVKRYLESRLYHDGTPILTADATVAAVTVAKPAPPAISKP, encoded by the coding sequence ATCCAACGCCGGGCCGCCATCACCCTGGCGGTCGTCGCCCTCGTGGTGTTCCTGCTCTACCAGCTGCGCGACGTGCTCCTGCCCTTCGTGGCCGGCGCGGCGCTCGCCTATGCCCTCGATCCGGTCGCCGACCGGCTGGAGCGGCTCGGGCTCGGGCGGCTCACCGCGACGCTGATCATCCTGGCGACGTTCCTGCTCGGGCTGATCCTGGCCCTGATCCTGGTGGTGCCGCTCGCGGCCAACCAGGTCGCGGCGCTCGTCGCCTCGCTGCCGGCGATGATCGCGAAGCTCCAGGCGATCATCGCCGAGCGGGCCGGGCCCCTGATCGAGCGGGCCGGCGGCCACGGCGCGCTCCAGGAGCTGCAATCCTCGGTCGGCAACCTGATGGGCCAGGCGGTGGCCTGGATCCTCGGCTTCCTGCGCTCGCTGTGGTCGGGCAGCCAGGCGGTGGTCGGGATCGTCTCGCTCCTGGTGGTGACGCCCGTGGTGGCGTTCTACCTCCTCGTCGACTGGGACCGGATGATCGCGACCCTCGACCGCTGGGTGCCGCCGCGCCACCGCGCCACCGCCCGGATGCTCGCCCGCGACATCGACGGGGCGATCACCGCCTTCATCCGCGGTCAGACCCTCGTCTGCCTGATCCTCGGCACGTTCTATGCGGTCGGCCTGTGGTGCGTCGGGCTGAATTTCGGCGTGCTGATCGGCCTGATGGCCGGCCTCCTCACCTTCATCCCGTATGTCGGCTCGCTGACCGGCTTCCTGCTCTCCACCGGCGTCGCCCTGGTGCAGTTCTGGCCCGACTGGGTCCCGGTGGTGCTGACGGTCGGGATCTTCCTGGTCGGCCAGTTCCTCGAGGGCAACGTGCTCCAGCCCAAGCTCGTCGGGGATGCGGTGCGGCTGCACCCGGTCTGGCTGATGTTCGCGCTGCTCGCCTTCGGCTCGCTGTTCGGCTTCCTCGGCCTGCTGCTGGCGGTGCCGGTGGCGGCGGCGCTCGGGGTCGTCGCCCGCTTCGCGGTCAAGCGCTACCTCGAGAGCCGGCTCTACCACGACGGCACGCCGATCCTGACCGCCGACGCCACCGTCGCCGCGGTCACGGTGGCGAAACCGGCGCCGCCCGCCATATCGAAGCCGTGA
- a CDS encoding calcium-binding protein has translation MNITGDYNNNVLYGTEYDDVIDGALGNDVLIGKGGNDTFLVKGGQGPDHYDGGSGYDKISIEQVPWYYNYIWLEIASMESVELIDNKSQLAAYIVTDNYLNLNGTELRGINDIRGMAGTQYIKGSRQNDIIKGLDGDDFLEGYIGNDTLCGDNGADEIVGGRGNDALYGGAGADKFVFDTGHGADIIYDFEDGVDKILFPADLSYSFAASGNGTLVTAGTTSILLSGVSSALISADDFGTTPYNIYG, from the coding sequence ATGAACATCACCGGAGATTATAACAACAATGTTCTTTATGGAACAGAGTATGATGATGTGATCGATGGAGCGTTAGGGAATGACGTTCTGATCGGCAAAGGTGGTAATGATACGTTTCTGGTGAAAGGGGGGCAAGGACCCGATCACTACGACGGCGGTTCGGGGTACGACAAAATTTCGATCGAACAAGTTCCGTGGTACTATAATTACATTTGGCTTGAGATAGCCTCTATGGAAAGCGTCGAGTTAATTGACAATAAAAGTCAACTTGCAGCTTACATTGTAACTGATAATTACCTAAATCTAAATGGAACTGAGCTAAGAGGTATAAATGACATAAGAGGCATGGCTGGCACGCAGTATATAAAGGGAAGTCGACAAAATGATATTATTAAAGGGCTGGATGGCGACGATTTTCTGGAGGGATACATCGGTAATGACACACTCTGCGGTGACAATGGGGCGGACGAGATAGTCGGGGGTCGCGGCAACGACGCACTTTACGGTGGGGCTGGTGCTGACAAATTTGTGTTCGACACCGGCCATGGCGCTGACATCATTTACGACTTCGAGGATGGCGTAGACAAAATCCTGTTTCCCGCTGACCTCAGTTACAGCTTCGCTGCCTCTGGCAACGGCACTCTCGTGACCGCTGGGACGACCAGTATACTTTTGTCTGGAGTTTCTTCAGCGTTGATCAGCGCCGACGATTTCGGCACGACTCCTTACAACATATACGGGTAG
- a CDS encoding CDP-alcohol phosphatidyltransferase family protein, with protein sequence MSLPHLPLSTMLLRSLPNLITAARLALVPFVVWGIAREAWGTAFLLFAVAGLSDGIDGVLARRYGLASRLGAILDPLADKALMLAVLVSLTLAGLVPPWFPAVLVARDALIVVGAALARRAGRPLETPPLAIGKFNTAGQIAFLAWLLGSRALGIAAVGAEAVVMPVLAGLSVASAVAQGLAAWRGGAATGR encoded by the coding sequence ATGTCCTTGCCGCACCTGCCGTTGTCGACGATGCTGCTCCGATCGCTGCCGAACCTGATCACCGCCGCGCGCCTCGCCCTGGTGCCGTTCGTCGTCTGGGGCATCGCCCGCGAGGCCTGGGGCACCGCCTTCCTGCTGTTTGCCGTGGCAGGGCTCTCCGACGGCATCGACGGTGTCCTCGCCCGCCGCTACGGCCTGGCGAGCCGGCTCGGCGCGATCCTCGATCCGCTCGCCGACAAGGCCCTGATGCTCGCCGTGCTGGTGAGCCTGACGCTGGCCGGCCTCGTGCCGCCCTGGTTCCCGGCCGTGCTGGTCGCCCGCGACGCCCTGATCGTCGTCGGCGCCGCCCTCGCCCGCCGCGCCGGCCGCCCGCTGGAGACCCCGCCGCTCGCGATCGGCAAGTTCAACACCGCCGGCCAGATCGCCTTCCTGGCCTGGCTCCTCGGCAGCCGGGCGCTCGGGATCGCGGCGGTGGGGGCTGAGGCGGTTGTGATGCCGGTGCTCGCCGGGCTGTCGGTCGCGTCCGCGGTGGCGCAGGGGCTTGCAGCGTGGCGAGGGGGAGCGGCGACGGGTCGGTGA
- the purM gene encoding phosphoribosylformylglycinamidine cyclo-ligase, with the protein MTTGERQNGMTYAEAGVDIDAGNALVEAIKPLVRATRRPGADAEIGGFGGLFDLKAAGFKDAILVAANDGVGTKVKIAIETGRHATIGIDLVAMCVNDIIVQGAEPLFFLDYYATGKLVPGVGADIVKGIAEGCRQAGCALIGGETAEMPGLYDGSDYDLAGFSVGAAERGALLPVAGIAPGDVVLGLPSSGVHSNGFSLVRRIVAASGLGYDAPAPFAEGVSLGEALLEPTRIYVKPLLAALKATGHGAIKALAHITGGGFPDNLPRVLPDGVGIAIDLDAVTVPPVFGWIARQGNVAEAEMLRTFNCGIGMVVVVDPAQVQAVEQALRAAGEAPVRLGQITPRGEAPVTFTGRLAL; encoded by the coding sequence ATGACGACGGGCGAGCGCCAGAACGGGATGACCTACGCGGAGGCCGGCGTCGACATCGATGCCGGCAACGCCCTGGTCGAGGCGATCAAGCCCCTGGTGCGGGCGACCCGCCGGCCGGGAGCGGACGCGGAGATCGGCGGCTTCGGCGGCCTGTTCGACCTGAAGGCGGCGGGCTTCAAGGACGCGATCCTGGTCGCGGCCAATGACGGCGTCGGCACCAAGGTCAAGATCGCGATCGAGACCGGGCGCCACGCCACGATCGGCATCGACCTCGTGGCGATGTGCGTCAACGACATCATCGTCCAGGGCGCCGAGCCCCTGTTCTTCCTCGACTACTACGCCACCGGCAAACTGGTGCCGGGGGTGGGCGCCGACATCGTCAAGGGCATCGCCGAGGGCTGCCGCCAGGCCGGGTGCGCGCTGATCGGCGGCGAGACCGCCGAGATGCCGGGGCTCTATGACGGGTCCGACTACGACCTCGCCGGCTTCTCGGTCGGCGCCGCCGAGCGCGGGGCGCTCTTGCCGGTCGCCGGCATCGCGCCCGGCGACGTGGTGCTCGGCCTGCCCTCCTCGGGCGTGCACTCGAACGGGTTCTCGCTGGTGCGCCGGATCGTGGCGGCCTCAGGTCTCGGCTACGACGCGCCTGCGCCCTTCGCGGAAGGCGTCAGCCTCGGCGAGGCGCTGCTGGAGCCGACCCGGATCTACGTCAAGCCGCTGCTGGCGGCCCTGAAGGCGACCGGCCACGGCGCCATCAAGGCGCTCGCCCACATCACCGGCGGCGGCTTCCCCGACAACCTGCCCCGCGTCCTGCCCGACGGCGTCGGCATCGCCATCGACCTCGACGCGGTGACGGTGCCGCCGGTCTTCGGCTGGATCGCCCGCCAGGGCAACGTCGCCGAGGCCGAGATGCTGCGCACCTTCAATTGCGGCATCGGCATGGTGGTGGTGGTCGATCCGGCTCAGGTCCAGGCGGTGGAGCAGGCGCTCCGGGCGGCCGGCGAGGCGCCGGTGCGGCTGGGGCAGATCACCCCGCGGGGCGAGGCGCCGGTGACCTTCACGGGGCGGCTCGCCCTATGA
- the purN gene encoding phosphoribosylglycinamide formyltransferase encodes MSTRTRIAILISGRGSNMVSLIEAAQAPDYPAEIGLVASNRPDAPGLTRAAQAGLATAAVDHRAFSDRAAFERALDAELRRHGVELLVLAGFMRVLTPWFVESWAGRMLNIHPSLLPLFRGTHTHAQALEAGVRVHGCTVHFVVPELDAGPIVAQAVVPVLPEDDEDSLSARVLVQEHRIYPAALALVASGRARLEGGRVVFAAGSGAAEGALVVPGLA; translated from the coding sequence ATGAGCACGCGCACCCGGATCGCGATCCTCATCTCGGGCCGCGGCTCCAACATGGTGTCGCTGATCGAGGCCGCGCAGGCACCGGACTACCCGGCCGAGATCGGGCTCGTCGCCTCGAACCGGCCGGACGCACCCGGTCTTACCCGCGCGGCGCAGGCCGGGCTCGCCACCGCGGCGGTCGATCACCGCGCCTTTTCCGACCGGGCCGCCTTCGAGCGGGCGCTCGATGCGGAGCTACGCCGGCACGGCGTCGAGCTTCTGGTGCTCGCCGGCTTCATGCGGGTGCTGACGCCCTGGTTCGTCGAATCGTGGGCCGGGCGGATGCTCAACATCCACCCCTCCCTGCTGCCCCTGTTCCGCGGCACCCACACCCATGCCCAGGCGCTGGAGGCCGGCGTGCGGGTGCATGGCTGCACGGTGCATTTCGTGGTGCCCGAACTCGATGCCGGCCCGATCGTCGCCCAGGCCGTCGTGCCGGTGCTGCCGGAGGACGACGAAGATTCCTTGAGCGCCCGGGTCCTGGTGCAGGAGCACCGGATCTACCCCGCGGCGCTCGCCCTGGTGGCGAGCGGCCGGGCCCGGCTCGAGGGCGGCCGGGTGGTGTTCGCGGCGGGCAGCGGGGCCGCCGAGGGCGCGCTGGTGGTACCGGGCCTCGCCTGA
- a CDS encoding VanZ family protein — MSRASRILGWLILAAITAATVVPIGYRPVSALPVSIERAGAFAVLAFLFALGYPRHRWRVLVLVVAAAGALEAFQLLEATRHGRVADFLVKVFGCGCGTAASLAADLVWPRLRTSGEA; from the coding sequence ATGTCCAGAGCGTCGCGCATTCTCGGCTGGCTGATCCTGGCCGCCATCACGGCGGCGACCGTGGTGCCGATCGGCTACCGGCCGGTGAGCGCCCTGCCGGTCTCGATCGAGCGGGCCGGCGCCTTCGCGGTGCTCGCCTTCCTGTTCGCCCTCGGCTATCCGCGCCACCGCTGGCGGGTGCTGGTGCTGGTCGTGGCGGCGGCGGGCGCCCTGGAGGCGTTCCAGCTGCTCGAGGCGACCCGGCACGGTCGCGTCGCGGATTTTCTGGTCAAGGTGTTCGGCTGCGGCTGCGGCACGGCGGCGTCGCTCGCCGCCGACCTCGTCTGGCCCCGTCTGCGCACCAGCGGCGAGGCATGA